In Candidatus Poribacteria bacterium, the genomic window GTGATGATGGCGAACATGCCCTGGAACATCGCGAATGTGGATTCGGGGACGGTGCCCCACAGCGAGTCTGGCCTGACGCTCAGCATGAGGAACTTGCTCATGGGATTGCCGACCCAGCCACCGATGGAATCCCCGAAGGCGATTGAGTAGCCGACCACGACCCACTGAATGCCCACGACGCCCAGGGCGATGAACGAGTGCATCATCGAGCTGAGGACGTTCTTCCTCCGTACCATGCCTCCGTAGAAGAGCGCCAGGCCGGGAACCATCAGCAGAACGAGCCCGGACGATACGAGCATCCAAGCCGTGTCGCCGGAGTCTGCGGCCGCCGTGGCTGTCTCGACGACCGGCGCGGTCGCTTCGTCTGTCGTCTGAGCGGCGGCGGCGAGCACGCCCAGGCAAAGGATGAGACTCAACGAGAGCCCCGCCACACGCACGTGCGACCTGGACGACGCACGACGGAGAGCAGCGTGCATACCGATCCCTTCCGATGTCATCCCATGTGGAGTGCTGTGCGTCGTACGAGCGTACGGGTGAAGCCACCGCCGCCTGCCCACAACATCGGCGCCGCCATCCAGGCGGTTGTCGACGTCCGGCGTGTGCGTCGATGCGCGTTCTGCCCCTGCCAGACGGGCCCGGTGTGGCGATGGGCCCGCTGGATCCTCCTCAGTCTGGGCTCGATTGACACGGTAAGTACGATTGGATGACACGATACCCCGTCCGACGGCGTTTCGTCAAGTGAGACGCGAGCCAGCCCATAGACCCAAGAGCGCGAGGACAGTCAGCGTCCGTGACAGGGCTCCGCTCGGGCTCTACAATCGTCCTGTGGCTCCCAAAAGGACGCACATAGCGCTGGAGCGGCCATGGGGTTCGTGCGGGTCGTCCTAGCCGTGCTCGCTCTCGCCGCAGCCTCGAGTTGCCGAACCGGCGAACACGACACCGGTGTTCGCGTTGGCGTTCTGGCGACCGGCATCGCGACGCCATTGACCGAGGCGATGCGGCGCGGCATGGAGCGCGAAGCCGCCGAGGTCGGGGTCTCGCTGGTCTGGTTCGAGCCCGATCCCGACGCTCGGATCAAGCCGGGAGACGAGGAGACCATCGGAGCCTCGGACCTCATCGACCGGCGCAAGGTCGCCGCGCTTGTGTATCGTCCCGCCAACGTGAGACGCGCATGGGAAGTGATCCGGCTGGCGCGCGATGCCAGCGTGCCAATCGTCGGAGTCGATGTGCTCCATCCTGGCATTCGGATCGATGCGTTCGTGACGGCGGACTATGTCGCTGCCGGTGAGGATGCCGCAAGCGCCGCGGTCGAGCAGATCATCAGTCTCCGTCGCGCGAACGTCGAGGGCAGAGTCAACACGATCGTCATCGAGGGAGCCGCGACGGACGCGGGCAGAGACGTGACGACCGGGTTCTACAGGGTCCTCGATACGCTGTACGAGGCGAACGTGGTCGGACGCGGGCCCGCGGCAGATGCCACTGAAGCCTTCGAGCGCGTCAGCAGTCTGCTGAACGACTACGCCAGCAACGTGCAGATGCTACTTGTCGCGAGCCCGGACGCCATGCCCGGCGCGATTCTCGCCGCTCGGACGCGCGGCGTCGCCGGCTTCCTGGTCTCTGCTGGCGTCGGAGCCGGGGAGGAAGCCTGCCGGCTTGTGATCGACGGTTCCCACGACTACGAAGTGGACCTGATGCCCGAGGAGCGTGGAGCGCTGGCTCTGAGCGTGGCAGCCTCGATCGCACGGGGCGAGCCCCGCGAGCCCGACGCGGAGCTCACGGTCGAGAACGCCATGGTTCCTGTGTTCTACGGTCCACGGCGCGTCATCTCGATTGTCAACGTCGGAGGCATGCAATACCTGTGGCGCGGTCTCTATCCCAAATGAACCTATCGCGGAGGAACGATCGCCTGATGCAGGCTTTGGTCCATGTCACGCACGAAGCGACCCACAAGATTGGCGGAATCGGCACCGTCCTCCATGGACTGTTAACGGCTCCGTCGTACGTGCGCGAGATCGGCAGGTCCATTCTGGTCGGGACGTGGAGCCTGGGAACCTCACCCTCCGAACGGCTCGGAACAGGCGGGCGTGTCCTCTACTCGGTGTGCGATGGCATCGATACGGGTCGGTGGCGGGATGTCTTCCGACCCATCGAGGAACGCCACAAGGTCTGGATCACTTACGGGACCCGTCGGTTCGAGGACCGCGAAGCCGGCACGAGCAATGACGTCGACGTTCTCCTCATCGAGGCATCATCCATCGACCCAGGTCGCCTGACGTACTTCAAGGCGACTCTGTACCAGCGGTTCGGGATCGCCTCCGCCCAGTATGAAGCGTACTCGGACTTCGAGCACTGGATGCGCATCTCCGAGCCTGCGTACGAAGCCGCGATAGCATTCCTGCGCAGCTTGGGTCAGGACGACTCGTCGGAACCGCACACGGTGGGCTTTCTCGCCCATGAGTACATGGGAATGCCGACGATCCTCAAGGCGGTGATGGAGGGCGAGCCGAATGTCTACACCGCGTTCTACGCGCATGAGGTGGCGACCATCCGCCCGCACGTCGAGAACCACGCGGGTCACGATACACGCTTCTACAACCTGCTGCGCGCCTGTCTCGCCGAAGGGCGCTCCATCGACGACGTGCTGGGAGACCAGTCGTTCTCGTACCGCCACGCCTTGATCACGCGGGCGTGGCACTGCGACGCGATCCTCGCCGTCGGGGACTGGATCGTGGAAGAGTTCCGGTTCCTGGGAACCGCGTTCCGCAGCGCGAACATCGAGCTGGTGTACAACGGGATACCTGCGTACGACATCGACCCGGCCGTCAGGAAGGACTCCCATTCCCGCCTCGCGCGGTATTGCGGGAACCTGCTGGGCTACGTGCCGGACTACGTCTTCACGCATGTGACGCGCTTTGTCCAGAGCAAAGCTCTTTGGCGCGATCTGCGCGTGCTGGAGCATCTCGATCCGCTGCTCGCCGAGGCCGGTCGGTCAGCCGTTCTGTTCCTTCTGTCCACCGAGATCGGCATGGGGCGGCCCGGCGAACAAGTCCACCGGATGGAGGCAGAGTACGGTTGGCCCATCGTTCACCGCGACGGCTATCCCGACTTGACCGGCAACGAAGGGGGTTTCTACCGCGCCGTCGAGGCGCTCAACCGCCGGACGAGGGCTGTAAAGGTCGTGTTCGTGAACCAGTTCGGCTGGTCGCGAGAGCGCTGCGGGATGCGGATGCCTGAGAACATGGAGTTCATGGACATCCGACAGGGAAGCGACGTCGAGTTCGGAATGTCCATTTACGAGCCGTTCGGCATCGCTCAGGTGGAACCGCTGAGCTTCGGCGCGATTTGCGTGCAGACCAATGTCTGCGGGAACCTCGGGTTCGTCCGCCATGCGAGTGGCGACGCCGACGTGCCGAATGTGCTGGTCGCCGACTTCACGCGGCTCGACGGCGGCTGGACGGGCATCTCCGGTCTGGCACAGATCGGCTGGGCGGAGCGCGACAGCATCGAGCGAGCGG contains:
- a CDS encoding sugar ABC transporter substrate-binding protein, coding for MGFVRVVLAVLALAAASSCRTGEHDTGVRVGVLATGIATPLTEAMRRGMEREAAEVGVSLVWFEPDPDARIKPGDEETIGASDLIDRRKVAALVYRPANVRRAWEVIRLARDASVPIVGVDVLHPGIRIDAFVTADYVAAGEDAASAAVEQIISLRRANVEGRVNTIVIEGAATDAGRDVTTGFYRVLDTLYEANVVGRGPAADATEAFERVSSLLNDYASNVQMLLVASPDAMPGAILAARTRGVAGFLVSAGVGAGEEACRLVIDGSHDYEVDLMPEERGALALSVAASIARGEPREPDAELTVENAMVPVFYGPRRVISIVNVGGMQYLWRGLYPK
- a CDS encoding glycosyltransferase family 4 protein; this translates as MQALVHVTHEATHKIGGIGTVLHGLLTAPSYVREIGRSILVGTWSLGTSPSERLGTGGRVLYSVCDGIDTGRWRDVFRPIEERHKVWITYGTRRFEDREAGTSNDVDVLLIEASSIDPGRLTYFKATLYQRFGIASAQYEAYSDFEHWMRISEPAYEAAIAFLRSLGQDDSSEPHTVGFLAHEYMGMPTILKAVMEGEPNVYTAFYAHEVATIRPHVENHAGHDTRFYNLLRACLAEGRSIDDVLGDQSFSYRHALITRAWHCDAILAVGDWIVEEFRFLGTAFRSANIELVYNGIPAYDIDPAVRKDSHSRLARYCGNLLGYVPDYVFTHVTRFVQSKALWRDLRVLEHLDPLLAEAGRSAVLFLLSTEIGMGRPGEQVHRMEAEYGWPIVHRDGYPDLTGNEGGFYRAVEALNRRTRAVKVVFVNQFGWSRERCGMRMPENMEFMDIRQGSDVEFGMSIYEPFGIAQVEPLSFGAICVQTNVCGNLGFVRHASGDADVPNVLVADFTRLDGGWTGISGLAQIGWAERDSIERAESARLARELMDRLPRSEAESEALAQSGYEIARRMSWEVVARDYLLPSLSRAREARGREA